One Actinospica robiniae DSM 44927 genomic region harbors:
- a CDS encoding LuxR C-terminal-related transcriptional regulator, with translation MEWRGAREATADPLLGRFAEREAIAGLLEAMRDGLGGALVFVGEAGIGKTRLLDYAAAQARAAQVELTRLVGVEAEQPLGYGALHRLLRPHLHRIDRLPPRQRDALNTAFGLADAAPLDRHLVGLATLTLLSGVALELPLLCLIDDVHWLDRESAETLAFVARRLQADSLGLIFAARTGIEARGLFDAMTSLRVDGLPVADARELLALATPGHLDAAVADRIVAGTGGNPLALIELGAQLNAEQLAGVVPMPDPLPVSRLLEAHFQQAVAALPPDTRTLLLLIAAAPTDDPTVIWHAAGVLGLSARAAAAAVEAGVLDRAAAPGFRHPLIRSSVYAAASGDERRRIHAALATATDPTRMPDRRAWHRAAAALGADDAAAADLDAASDWARARGGYSAQALFLSKAAELTTEPTERAGRYLAAAEAHLASGDHAAVQPLLDLAAPALNRPAARARALRIRASAELFNTRSDRVAAMMLDAVAELGDADIRMTWELLYEAVHAAVIARDPMYRTTLAEVADAVTAAPRDPDAPAWSPDPLIEALAVRAAHGYERSVSSIQAALAGLRASPELHDRATPFCVLVSLAATDVWDIDANIEIISRLAAVNRSQGALYDLSLCVSDFAYTQIWNGRLNAAEALYAEADDYARAIGLTVQGDLNKGLLYAWMGREAEVRATVATMDAVADTYGLGMLRQLALQALCILDLGLGRYGEAKRHALLAYEEDAPSQGNLMLPLLVEAAVRAGDRHTAARALTRLEERAQSAGTPWALGMLARCRALMDEGDDAEAWYQESIDLFAKVPLAAEQARSRLLFGEWLRRRRRRVEARTQLRSAYESFDAWGASLFAERARTELLATGETARRRVPGAGSDLTPQERQVALLAVSGLTNAEIASRLFITTSTVEFHLNKVFRKLGITSRRRIAAALEAVDGPAPSA, from the coding sequence ATGGAGTGGCGCGGGGCTCGGGAGGCAACGGCGGATCCGCTGCTCGGCCGCTTCGCCGAACGCGAGGCGATCGCAGGGCTGCTCGAAGCGATGCGGGACGGGCTCGGCGGCGCCTTGGTCTTCGTCGGGGAGGCCGGGATCGGCAAGACCCGGCTGCTCGATTACGCGGCGGCACAGGCCCGGGCCGCGCAAGTCGAGCTGACGAGGCTGGTGGGGGTCGAAGCCGAGCAGCCCTTGGGATACGGCGCGTTACACCGGCTGCTACGTCCGCACCTGCACCGGATCGACCGGCTTCCCCCGCGGCAGCGCGACGCGCTCAACACCGCGTTCGGCCTCGCGGACGCGGCGCCGCTGGACCGGCACCTCGTCGGTCTCGCGACTTTGACGTTGCTGTCCGGGGTGGCCTTGGAGCTGCCGTTGCTGTGCCTCATCGACGACGTGCACTGGCTCGATCGGGAGTCGGCCGAGACCTTGGCCTTCGTGGCCCGCCGGCTCCAGGCCGACTCGCTGGGCCTGATCTTCGCTGCCAGAACCGGCATCGAGGCCCGCGGCCTGTTCGACGCGATGACCTCCCTACGTGTCGACGGCCTGCCCGTCGCCGACGCCAGGGAACTGCTGGCCCTCGCCACCCCCGGCCACCTGGACGCGGCGGTCGCGGACCGGATCGTGGCCGGCACCGGGGGCAACCCGCTGGCGCTGATCGAACTGGGCGCCCAGCTGAACGCGGAGCAGTTGGCCGGCGTCGTGCCGATGCCCGACCCGTTGCCGGTCAGCAGGCTGCTGGAGGCGCACTTCCAACAGGCGGTCGCCGCGCTGCCGCCGGACACCCGGACCCTTTTGCTGCTCATCGCCGCGGCACCGACCGACGATCCCACGGTGATCTGGCACGCCGCGGGTGTGCTTGGCCTGTCGGCCCGGGCCGCCGCGGCGGCCGTCGAGGCCGGGGTGCTGGACCGCGCGGCCGCCCCCGGGTTCCGCCACCCGCTCATCCGGTCGTCGGTGTACGCGGCGGCTTCCGGCGACGAGCGGCGCCGGATCCACGCCGCGCTCGCGACGGCCACTGATCCGACCCGGATGCCGGACCGGCGGGCCTGGCATCGGGCCGCGGCGGCGCTCGGCGCCGACGACGCGGCGGCCGCGGACCTGGACGCGGCTTCGGACTGGGCCCGGGCCAGGGGCGGATATTCGGCGCAGGCGTTGTTCCTGTCCAAGGCGGCCGAGCTGACCACCGAGCCGACCGAGCGCGCCGGACGCTACCTCGCCGCGGCCGAGGCTCATCTGGCCTCCGGCGACCACGCCGCGGTGCAACCCCTGCTCGATCTGGCCGCGCCCGCCCTGAACCGTCCGGCGGCCCGCGCCCGCGCGCTGCGGATCCGGGCTTCGGCAGAACTCTTCAACACCCGCAGCGACCGCGTCGCCGCCATGATGCTCGACGCCGTGGCAGAGCTCGGCGACGCCGACATCCGGATGACGTGGGAGCTGCTCTACGAAGCCGTACACGCCGCCGTCATCGCGCGGGACCCGATGTATCGCACGACCCTGGCAGAGGTCGCCGACGCCGTGACCGCCGCCCCGCGCGATCCGGACGCTCCGGCCTGGAGTCCGGACCCGCTGATCGAAGCCCTGGCCGTCCGCGCGGCTCACGGGTACGAGCGCAGCGTGTCGAGCATCCAGGCGGCCCTGGCAGGACTGCGAGCCTCGCCCGAACTGCACGATCGGGCCACCCCGTTCTGCGTCCTGGTGAGCCTCGCCGCGACCGACGTGTGGGACATCGACGCGAACATCGAGATCATCAGCCGTCTGGCAGCCGTGAATCGCAGCCAGGGGGCCCTCTACGACCTCAGCCTCTGCGTGTCCGACTTCGCCTACACGCAGATCTGGAACGGCCGGCTGAACGCGGCCGAAGCGCTGTACGCCGAGGCGGACGACTACGCCAGGGCCATCGGCCTGACGGTTCAAGGAGATCTCAACAAAGGTCTGCTATACGCCTGGATGGGCCGCGAAGCCGAGGTGCGCGCCACCGTCGCCACGATGGACGCCGTCGCCGACACCTACGGCTTGGGCATGCTTCGCCAGCTGGCGCTACAAGCGCTCTGCATTCTCGATCTGGGCCTGGGGCGTTACGGCGAAGCGAAGCGCCACGCGCTCCTCGCTTACGAGGAGGACGCGCCGTCGCAGGGCAACCTCATGCTGCCGCTTCTCGTCGAAGCCGCTGTGCGTGCGGGCGACCGGCATACCGCGGCGCGCGCGCTCACCCGGCTTGAGGAGCGCGCGCAATCGGCAGGAACGCCTTGGGCATTGGGCATGCTGGCCCGATGCCGGGCGCTGATGGACGAGGGGGATGACGCAGAGGCCTGGTATCAGGAGTCGATTGATCTTTTCGCCAAGGTTCCGCTGGCAGCGGAACAGGCCCGGTCACGTCTGCTGTTCGGGGAATGGCTGCGCCGGCGCCGACGGCGCGTTGAGGCCAGGACGCAACTGCGGTCCGCATACGAGTCCTTCGACGCCTGGGGTGCGTCGCTGTTCGCCGAACGCGCTCGGACCGAGCTGCTCGCGACCGGCGAGACCGCGCGCCGACGCGTCCCAGGCGCCGGATCCGACCTCACGCCGCAGGAACGGCAGGTGGCGCTGCTGGCGGTATCAGGACTCACCAACGCCGAGATCGCCTCACGGCTGTTCATCACGACCTCTACCGTCGAGTTCCACCTGAACAAGGTGTTCCGCAAGCTGGGCATCACCTCGCGAAGGCGGATCGCCGCCGCGCTGGAAGCCGTAGACGGTCCGGCGCCCTCCGCCTAG
- a CDS encoding ATP-binding protein translates to MDLVGRQGHLDLLARLLSESPSRGSAVLVRGMAGIGKTALLAEAAVLAEVSGYRVLRTGGVEAESDIPYAGLQMLLRPLAAGMADLAAPHRQALDAALGRADADIADLFLVGLAALDLIADAAAVAPVLVIADDLQWLDDATVGILAFLARRVATEPVVIVGAARDGYRSRLNPDELTMLQLEPLSDDEATALLADRVPHLRPSAHRRLLAAAAGNPLALTELSRTLGASADPHLAEIPLTERLERAFTGRLGHLPEATRSLLRIAALDDGLSLPELYRAARAFTGSAVGSADLDPAVQARLVEVVGTELRFGHPLMRSAIQQSMSAQVRRAAHAALASALEDQPDRQVRHRAAATGDPDESVATALQDAARRAARRGGVAAALTALEQAAALSEDESRRGERLLLAAEYAAELGRAETVNRLLDTALTGRLSRQQHARVFWLRGGADEGLYSHSSGALSLTALAEEIALEDPALALRILWSAAQLCFWSDPGPQARGQILAAVERIVPDEVDPWRLAVCAYAAPIERGGYVLDRARDVARIEGDDGRAYRMLSTAALLAGGFGLARAFSAAGGAGLRAQGRLGLLARTVGADAWSALVVGDLGAAIAATEESRRLARETGQIMMYGLMTATAAKLAALRGQEGEALALAEAAEEIGLPVGARPVLATAAMARGLAALGQGRFEEAYGHFRRLHDPADPAFQIALRLTTLGDLVDAATHCGRAAAVLPVIAQLEEVAEVTPAPVLHADLRLARALVAADDAAEPLFQEALNADLTALPLIRARTHLAFGEWLRRRRRSVESRDHLRAARDMFDALGAIPWGEKARRELRAAGETSRGRDPDARDQLTAHELQIVQLAAEGLTNREIGQRLYLSHRTVSSHLHRIFPKLGVVSRAELHKVVGALR, encoded by the coding sequence GTGGATCTCGTCGGCCGGCAAGGGCACCTGGATCTTCTGGCCCGTCTTCTGTCCGAGTCGCCGAGCCGGGGCAGCGCGGTCCTGGTCCGCGGGATGGCCGGGATCGGGAAGACGGCTCTGCTGGCCGAAGCGGCCGTCCTCGCCGAAGTCTCCGGGTACCGGGTGTTGCGCACCGGCGGCGTCGAGGCCGAGAGCGACATCCCCTACGCCGGCCTGCAGATGCTGCTGCGTCCGTTGGCCGCCGGGATGGCCGACCTGGCGGCGCCGCACCGGCAGGCGTTGGACGCCGCGCTGGGACGCGCCGACGCCGATATCGCGGACCTCTTCCTGGTCGGCCTGGCGGCTCTCGACCTCATCGCGGACGCCGCGGCCGTAGCCCCGGTGCTGGTCATCGCGGACGACCTCCAGTGGCTCGACGACGCGACCGTCGGCATCCTCGCGTTTCTCGCCAGGCGTGTGGCCACCGAACCGGTGGTCATCGTGGGAGCCGCGCGCGACGGGTACCGGTCGCGCCTGAATCCCGACGAGCTGACCATGCTTCAGCTCGAGCCGCTGTCCGACGACGAGGCGACGGCTCTGCTCGCGGACCGGGTCCCGCATCTGCGCCCGAGTGCGCACCGACGGCTGCTGGCCGCCGCGGCCGGGAATCCGTTGGCGCTGACCGAGCTTTCGCGCACGCTCGGTGCCTCGGCCGATCCCCATCTCGCCGAGATCCCGCTCACCGAGCGGCTTGAACGTGCCTTCACCGGCCGCCTCGGACACCTGCCGGAGGCCACGCGCAGCCTGCTCCGTATCGCAGCACTCGACGACGGTCTGTCGCTGCCGGAGCTTTACCGCGCGGCTCGCGCGTTCACCGGATCGGCCGTCGGCTCGGCGGATCTGGACCCGGCCGTGCAGGCTCGCCTGGTCGAGGTCGTCGGCACCGAGCTGCGCTTCGGGCACCCGCTGATGCGGTCGGCGATTCAGCAGTCGATGTCGGCCCAGGTCCGGCGCGCCGCGCACGCGGCGCTCGCCTCGGCGCTCGAGGACCAGCCCGACCGTCAGGTCCGGCACCGCGCGGCCGCGACGGGCGATCCGGACGAATCCGTCGCCACCGCGCTCCAGGACGCGGCGCGACGCGCGGCCCGACGGGGTGGCGTCGCGGCGGCGCTGACGGCGCTGGAACAGGCCGCCGCGCTCAGCGAGGACGAAAGCCGGCGAGGCGAGCGCCTGCTGCTGGCCGCCGAGTACGCCGCCGAGCTCGGCCGGGCCGAGACCGTGAACCGTCTCCTGGACACGGCGCTGACCGGGCGGCTCTCCCGCCAGCAGCACGCCCGGGTCTTCTGGCTGCGCGGCGGGGCCGACGAAGGGCTCTACAGCCATTCCTCCGGCGCTCTCTCGCTCACCGCCCTCGCCGAGGAGATAGCCCTCGAGGATCCGGCGCTCGCGCTGCGGATCCTGTGGAGCGCGGCCCAGCTCTGCTTCTGGTCCGATCCCGGTCCGCAGGCGCGCGGCCAGATCCTGGCAGCCGTCGAGCGCATCGTGCCGGACGAGGTCGACCCGTGGCGCCTGGCCGTCTGCGCCTATGCCGCGCCGATCGAGCGCGGCGGGTACGTCCTTGACCGGGCCCGGGACGTCGCCCGGATCGAAGGCGACGACGGCCGCGCCTACCGGATGCTGAGCACGGCGGCCCTGTTGGCCGGCGGTTTCGGCCTGGCCCGGGCCTTTTCGGCGGCGGGCGGCGCGGGGCTGCGGGCCCAGGGGCGGCTGGGGCTGCTGGCCCGGACCGTCGGCGCGGACGCCTGGAGCGCTTTGGTCGTGGGGGACCTCGGCGCGGCGATCGCGGCGACCGAGGAGTCCCGGCGGCTGGCCCGGGAGACCGGTCAGATCATGATGTACGGCCTGATGACGGCCACCGCCGCGAAACTCGCGGCGCTGCGCGGCCAGGAGGGCGAAGCCCTGGCGCTGGCCGAGGCGGCCGAGGAGATCGGCCTGCCCGTCGGCGCACGACCGGTATTGGCGACGGCGGCGATGGCGCGCGGGCTGGCCGCGCTGGGCCAGGGCCGGTTCGAGGAGGCCTACGGCCACTTCCGGCGGCTGCACGACCCGGCGGATCCGGCGTTCCAGATCGCGTTGCGGCTCACGACTCTCGGCGATCTGGTCGACGCCGCGACGCACTGCGGACGCGCGGCGGCGGTGCTGCCGGTGATCGCGCAGCTCGAGGAGGTTGCCGAGGTGACGCCGGCGCCGGTGCTGCACGCCGACCTGCGCCTGGCCCGAGCCCTGGTTGCGGCCGATGACGCTGCGGAGCCGCTGTTCCAGGAAGCACTGAACGCCGACCTCACCGCCCTGCCGCTCATCAGAGCTCGTACACACCTGGCCTTCGGGGAGTGGTTGCGCCGACGCCGTCGCAGCGTCGAGTCGCGGGACCATCTGCGCGCCGCCCGCGACATGTTCGATGCGCTCGGTGCGATCCCCTGGGGCGAGAAGGCTCGCAGGGAACTGCGAGCCGCAGGCGAGACCAGCCGCGGCCGCGATCCCGATGCCCGCGACCAGCTGACCGCGCACGAACTGCAGATCGTCCAACTGGCCGCCGAAGGTCTGACCAACCGCGAGATCGGCCAGCGGCTCTACCTCTCGCACCGGACCGTCAGCTCGCACCTGCACCGGATCTTCCCGAAACTCGGCGTCGTCTCCCGCGCCGAACTGCACAAGGTGGTCGGCGCATTGCGTTAG